Genomic segment of Iocasia fonsfrigidae:
TAACCCTGCTGAAATAAAAGAAATAATTCAAATGGCTGATGCTTTGGTCTTAAATATCGGTTCATTATCTTCTGGACAGGAGGGGGTCTGCCTAAAGGCTGTTGAACTGGCTAATAAAAGAGATATTCCGGTTATCCTTGATCCAGTAGGGGCAGGGGCAATAAGTATTAGAAAGGAATTAGTTATCAGTTTATTGAGTGATTATAAGATTAATATAATCAAAGGGAATCTTGCTGAGATTAAATCAATTATAGATATACCTACCAGTGTAAAAGGAGTTGATTCGGAAGACACTATGGGGGGTGCTGGAGAAGCAGCACGGGAGTTGGCCTGGAAGTATAATACGATTACGGTTATTACCGGGAAACAGGATTTTATTAGTGATGGTCAAAGTATAGTAATCATTGATAATGGTGTCCCTTTACTGGCTATGGTAACAGGTACAGGGTGTATGACAGCATCACTGATAGGGGCTTTCTCTGCCGTAGAAGGAGGTAGTCTTTATGCTGCTGTAGGGGGAGTTTTAACTATGGGGATTGCTGGTCAGTTAGCAGCCAGGCAGGCAGTAGGCCCTGGTATGCTGCGTTATAAATTAATAGATGAGGTTTATCATATTAATGAAAATAAGTATAAAAAATTGGCTCAAATAAGTTTTTAGAGCTAGTTTGAGTAATTTAATTATGTCTTTGGGAAGGGGATTAAATTTAAGTAAAGATTAAATATAATGGCCAAAACTGACTCCCCTTTGACAAAGTAGGGTTAATATAGTAAAATTGAAAACAAGATATGTGAAGGGATGTTCAATCCAGTCTCTTTACCATTATTTAGGGCTGATGCTTTTTTTAGAGACCTGTCGAAAGGCGGGTTTTTTGTATTTTAGGGGCAAATCCTAATATTTGATTTAGAGTAATTATTTTTTATTAACACAATATGGTTAAACAAATATGATTTTTAATTAGATTTATTATAAAAGTTTAAATTTATTTTGTTGGATAAATGTAAGTAAATAGTTTATATTATATTAAGATATATTTATCATATATTAAGAAGATGAATTTGGAGAGCAGGATATAAATTTGAGATAAAGAATTAAAGATTTATAGTTGTTTGAGATAAGAATTGAGTTTATTTAAAACTATTTTTAAGATGAAATAAATATTTTGATTTTTCAATCTTAATAATAGATAGTTGTTAATGAAAGGAGACACTTATTAGTGAGGGAACGGAATGTAATTTCTATTATAATTATAATAATGACATTAATATTTGTATCAGCTTGTTCTCATCAGACTTCTCTTGAACAGAAAACTGCTGATTCTGATATAATTACAATAAACAACAAATTATTTAAAGGTACTAATTTTGAAAATTTAGAAATTCCAAGCAATTATAATATGAAAAAATTCAAAGGGATTACACTTAATTTTATTGTTGAAAACAATATTAATGCTAATATTTTATCTCATGAAAGTGAAACCTTTTCCAGATTAACAGGGATAAATATCAAGATAAGAGCTATGGATTATGATACGTTAATTCAAAAAGTTAATTTAGATCTTTTATCTCAAGCAGGTGAATATCAAATAATTTATGTTGATCCTTATCAGACTTTAAACAGGTTTTATACACATCTTGAAATTCTTAATCCTTATATTAATAATTTTGATACACCAAATATAAAGGGTTTTCCTGAAGATTTTTTTAGCACTCAGATTTTAGTAGATTCATATTTTAAGGACAAAGAAAATATTTATACAATTCCTTTTGATAGTACAACAATGATTTTATATTATAGAAAAGATATTTTTAATAAATATAAAGATGATTTTTTTGAAGATAAGGGCTATAATTGGAGGCCTGATAGTGAAGACTTTACCTGGGAGAAATATAGTGAAGTAGCAAGATGGATAGATAATAATATCCCTGATGAAGAAGTAAAATATGGAAGTGGCCAAATGGCCCAAAAACATAACTCCATTTTTTGCGAATTTTCTAATATACTCTCTGCTTATGGTGGAGATTACTTTAGTGACGAAAATATTAATACACTTGGTCTGGATAATTTCAGTGTAATTAATACTTTAGATAGTGATTTTATTCAAGCACTTGATATTTATAAAGAGGTAGTAAAAGCTTCCTCTCCAGAGAGTATTAACTGGAATTGGACCGATACAGCTAATGCTTTTAGAAATGGTGAAATAGCTATGATGGTAAATTGGGATGAAAATAGCACATATATAGAAAATGAGCAATCAAAGGTTAGAGGCAAAGTTGGATATGCTATTTTACCTTCTGGTGATGAAAGAAGTGCAAATATTTATGGTGGTTCGGGTATTGGAATAAATAAATATATTAGTAAAAAGGAAAAGGAGGCTGCCTGGCTTTATATTATATGGGCCACCTCTAAAAATATGCAGCTTAAGATTTTAAAACATCCTGAAGGTGGTAGTATGCCAATAAGAAAATCTGCTTATAAAGGTGATAATGAAATTCGAGAATATCTAAATGAGCCAAATGCAGAAGAGAAAAAAAATATTTCTTATAAACATATTAAAGCAGTGTTAAAGGCCTGGGAAAAAGAGAATATTTATTTGAGGCCTAAACTTAAGAATTTTTACCAGGTCGAGAAGATCCTTGTTAGTAATTTACATGAAATGGTAGAGAAAGATATAGATAGTAAAATAATAAGTGGAAAGATATTTAAGGAATTGAATGAAATAAAGTAATTAGCTTAAAATGGAGGAAATTTTGTGAAACAAATTAAATTTTTCAATTCTTTGCGGGTTAAACTAGGAATTATAACAATTTTTTTGATAGGTGTTCCTATTATAATTATAGCTATTATTTATTCTCATAATGTAAAAGATGTAATAATTCATAAATATACAGAAACTGCTATTGAGTCTGTTTATGAAACGGCTGAAAAAATAAATTTTGTTTTTAAAGATATTCAAAAATTTTCTACTGTAATTATATCAAATGAAGAACTCCTCAAAATGGTAAAGGATTCTAGTGGATTAAATGAAAATGATTATAACTCTAAATTGAGAAGTTTTATTACAACTAGAGCTGATATAGAATCCATTCGACTTATACTTGGAGAAAAAACTTATTTGATTGGTGCAAATAGAAATAATTTTAGTAGAGAGATTACTTACAACCTTTTAGAGTCTTTTGGTGAGCCTGTTTGGATTTCAACGCAAAATGTTGAGGTTGAAATTCTGGCAGGTAAATTCGAAAAATATTATTTTACTTTGGCTCGAAAAATTATTGATTTTAATACACTTAAAAATTATGGTTTTCTTTTGATTGACCTTGATGAAATGATTTTAGAACAGGCATATTCAAATATAAGGGAAGAAAATAATGGAGAAATTTTTATCTGTGATAAAGAAGGAAAAATTATAAGTCATGCTGATAAAAATAGAATAGGGAGTTTTATTAGTGATAAACCTTATGCTGCTCAGGTTGCTGAAAATAATAGTGGTTATGTAGAATATAAAAATAAAACTGATAAGCTTGCAATATATTCCACAATAGAAAATAGTGGTTGGAAAATTATAAAAACTATTTCAACAGATTATCTTTATAAAGAAATTAACCATATTCAAAACTATATCATTTATGTAGGGATATTTTATGGATTTTTAATTATTTTATTTATGATAATTTTTTCTTTTCGTTATACAAAGCCAATGTTTAGAATGATGGGAGTAATAGAGAAAGTTGAAAAAGGAGATTTAACTGTTAGAATGGATGTTAATTGTAATGATGAAATAGGTCAACTGGGTGATAGCCTAAATAATATGATAGACGAAATGCAGAATTTAATTAATAAATTAATTAAAGAAGAAAGAGAAAAAAAGGAGGTCGAACTGGAGGCTCTACATGCTCAGATAAATCCGCACTTTCTTCATAACACTCTAAATACAATTAAATGGATGGCCAAAATAAATGGTAATGAAAGTGTAAGTAAAGCTATTACAGCACTTGTAAAATTGTTAAGAATAAGTACCAATTTGGGTAAAGATATGATTACTTTGGAAGAAGAAATAGAATATGTCAAAAATTATTTGTTTATTCATAGACTTAGGTTTAATGAATCAATAATTGTTAATTTTAATATGGAAGAAGACTGTCTTGATCAAATGGTTCCTAAGTTTATCTTACAGCCTGTAGTAGAAAATTCTATTATTTATGGAATGGAAAATGACCAGGTAGAGTTAAGTATTATCATAAAAATATTTAAAAATAATGATAAGATAATTATTGAAATAATTGATAATGGTCCAGGTATAGACAATGAGACCTTAAAGAAAATTCTTACTACAGAATCTGATAGAAATAAATTTACAAAAGTGGGGCTAAATAATATTGATAGACGGTTAAAACTTTATTTTGGAAAGGAATATGGTGTTAAAATAAAATCTAAATTAGGTCAGGGTACAAAAGTGATCTTAATTTTACCAATCAAATAAACATTGTTATTTATAAAATGGAAAAAGTTAATAAATTTTGGTGATTAGGAGGAAGTATTTATGTACAAGGTTCTAATTATAGATGATGAAGTACTTGTCAGAGTTGGCCTTAAAACTACTATTGATTGGCAAAAGATAGGATTTACTGTTGTTGCTGATGCTTCTGATGGTGAACAGGGATATGCACAGTATAAAAAACACCAACCAGATGTTATTATAACAGATATTAAAATGCCAAAGGAAAATGGATTATCAATGATTGAGAAAATTAGAAAAGAAAATAAAAAAGTTATAATTCTGGTTTTAACTGTTTATGATGATTTTTCTTATGCCAGAAAGGCTTTAAAACTTGGTGCCGATGACTATATTTTAAAATCAGAAGTAGAAGATGAGGAACTAATAGAATTAATGACAGGTATTAAAGAAAAAATTGATAAAAAAAATATAGCTAAGACAAAAAAGACAGAAATTACACGTGATTCTTTAAAAAGATCATTATTTAATGATATGTTAAAGAATAATTTTAATATAAATTCTAAAATAAAAAAGCGATGTAAAGAATTAGATTTTGCAGTTTCCAATACTGTTTTTGGTTTAGTAAGTATTATTATGAATGATCTCTTAGTTCAAGAAAAAAAAGAAAAGGAAAATATTCAGAAAGTAAACAATGCAATTGCAAATATAATTTTTGATCAACTTTCAAGCCAAAATATTAATTTTATTTATAACAATGAATCAAATGATTATACTTTGTTGTTGTCTTCTCCCGAACTTAATAAAAATAAATTAAAAAATATTTTGAATTCAATAAGTAATGCTGCACAGCAATATTTTGGTGTTTTTGTTAAGATTTTTCATACAAATCTTTTTGAAAATGTAGAAGCAATTTCTTCAAGGTATAAGTTTTTAATTGAAAAAACTAATATATTATTTTATAAAGATTTTCATAAAACTTTCATTAAAGAAAGTTCTGAGATAAAATTTAATAGATTAAATATTTTTGATTTAAAAAAGCAATATAATCAAAAGTTTATAAATTTTATTGGGGAGAAAAATTTAGGACAGATAGAGATTTTAAATAAGAAAGTAAAAACTTTTTTTGAAGATAATAATATTGAGCCCATGATTGTAAAAATATTTTATTCTAATTTGATTGCTGATATTTTTGATAATTATGAAGTAGTTTTTAAAGATAATAAAAAGATAAAGCATTTCGAATATTATCATTATAGGGTCATGCAATTTAAAGATTTAGATAGTGTAATAGAACTATTTTATGATTTGATTACTGCGGTTATTGTAGAGATAGATAATTGCAGGTATGATAATTCTAAATTCATTGTTAGTCGTGCTTTAAACTATATTCAAAGTAATTATGATAAACCAATATCATTAGAAAATATAGCTGATGGTCTGCATATGTCTAAAAATTATTTATGTAATATTTTTAAAGAAGAGACTGGTGAAAATACTTCTTTATATATCAATAAAGTTAAAATAGAAAAAGCTAAGAAAATGCTTTTGAAAAAAGATTATAGAATAAAAGAATTATACGAAAAAGTGGGATTTTCAAATCAATATTATTTTAGTAAAGTTTTTAAAAAAATAACAGGGATGACTGTTACAGAATATAAAAAGAAAAACAACTTATGATTTAATATTTTATTATGATGGTTATAATAAATTAATTAAATAAGAAATTAGATCAAAAAACGCTTTAACCTTTGTAGGTGCAGCGTTTTTTGTATTTAAAAAATGCTTAAAACAGTTAATAAATTAAAATAATATAATTAAATATTAAAATATAACAAAAAAACAGAATAAAAATATTTTTCAGAAAATTACAAGTAATATTTTATATAAGTGGAATAATTGAATTCATTTATTTGACAGTAAAATAAAATTATACTTAATACACAGTAACTTAAGATAATATGTATCAAAAATCAAATTGGGGAGGTGTACTATGGGAGATAAAGTAAAACTGAAGATAGAAAATATAGAAAAATCTTTTCCTGGGGTAAAAGCACTGGATGATATCACCTTTTCTGTTCAAGAAGGTTCTGTTCATGTGTTATGTGGTGAAAATGGTGCTGGTAAATCAACATTAATGAAGATAATTAATGGGGTTTATCAGCAGGATAAAGGTAATATATATATTGATGGTGAGCTAGTAGAAATAGATAATCCAATTGAAGCAAAAGAATATGGAATTTCGATGATTTTTCAGGAATTAAATTTTGTTCCAGAAATGACTGTTGAAGAAAATTTTATAGCTGGTAATTGGCCGACAAATAAATTGGGCAAGGTGAATTGGAAAGAAGTAAGGAAAAAGGCAAAAAATTTACTGAAAGAAGAAGGACTTGATTATAATCTTGGAACTAAATTAAAAATGCTTTCTATATCTGATATACAGCTGTTAGAAATTACAAAAGCTATTTCTTATGATGCCGATATAATTATAATGGATGAACCTACTTCTGCAATAAGTGAAAAAGAGACAGAAGTGCTTTTTAATAAAATATCTTCTCTTAGAGAACGGGGAAAAAGTATTATCTATATTTCTCATAAAATGGATGAAATATTTAAAATAGCCGATGAAATTACTGTCTTAAGAGATGGACAGGTAGTAGATACAAAACCAGCTGATGAATTAGATCAGGATCAGGTTGTTTCTCTTATGGTAGGCAGAAAACTTGCTCAAAGTTTTCCAAAAGAAGGTGTTGAAATTGGCAAAAAAATACTTGAAGTAAAAAATTTAAATAGACAAGGAGTTATTAGTGATATTAACTTTGATGTTCATAGAGGAGAAATTATTGGTTTTGCTGGCTTAGTTGGAGCTGGACGTACAGAAGTAATGCAGGCTTTATTTGGGTTGGATCCTTATGATTCAGGTATTATTAAAATAAAAGGCAAGGAAATTAAAGTTACAAATACTTGTGACAGTATAGATAATGGGCTGGTTATGCTTTCTGAAGATAGACGAAGATATGGGATAATTCCTGTCCGCAGTGTTAGAGAAAACATTACTTTATCAAAACTGGAAGAGTTTATTTATGA
This window contains:
- a CDS encoding sugar ABC transporter ATP-binding protein, with translation MGDKVKLKIENIEKSFPGVKALDDITFSVQEGSVHVLCGENGAGKSTLMKIINGVYQQDKGNIYIDGELVEIDNPIEAKEYGISMIFQELNFVPEMTVEENFIAGNWPTNKLGKVNWKEVRKKAKNLLKEEGLDYNLGTKLKMLSISDIQLLEITKAISYDADIIIMDEPTSAISEKETEVLFNKISSLRERGKSIIYISHKMDEIFKIADEITVLRDGQVVDTKPADELDQDQVVSLMVGRKLAQSFPKEGVEIGKKILEVKNLNRQGVISDINFDVHRGEIIGFAGLVGAGRTEVMQALFGLDPYDSGIIKIKGKEIKVTNTCDSIDNGLVMLSEDRRRYGIIPVRSVRENITLSKLEEFIYDGRLHAKEEKQVVKDMCSKMNIKTPTIETDINTLSGGNQQKVVLAKWMVNDPDVYLLDEPTRGIDVGAKYEIYKLMISLAKQGKGIVMVSSELPELIGMCDRIYVMSGGTITGELKREEFSQKAIMKLAVGLKS
- a CDS encoding response regulator transcription factor, encoding MYKVLIIDDEVLVRVGLKTTIDWQKIGFTVVADASDGEQGYAQYKKHQPDVIITDIKMPKENGLSMIEKIRKENKKVIILVLTVYDDFSYARKALKLGADDYILKSEVEDEELIELMTGIKEKIDKKNIAKTKKTEITRDSLKRSLFNDMLKNNFNINSKIKKRCKELDFAVSNTVFGLVSIIMNDLLVQEKKEKENIQKVNNAIANIIFDQLSSQNINFIYNNESNDYTLLLSSPELNKNKLKNILNSISNAAQQYFGVFVKIFHTNLFENVEAISSRYKFLIEKTNILFYKDFHKTFIKESSEIKFNRLNIFDLKKQYNQKFINFIGEKNLGQIEILNKKVKTFFEDNNIEPMIVKIFYSNLIADIFDNYEVVFKDNKKIKHFEYYHYRVMQFKDLDSVIELFYDLITAVIVEIDNCRYDNSKFIVSRALNYIQSNYDKPISLENIADGLHMSKNYLCNIFKEETGENTSLYINKVKIEKAKKMLLKKDYRIKELYEKVGFSNQYYFSKVFKKITGMTVTEYKKKNNL
- the thiM gene encoding hydroxyethylthiazole kinase, producing MDCTKLVNKVIYDREKIREKKPLIHHITNYITANDSANITLSIGASPVMVDNPAEIKEIIQMADALVLNIGSLSSGQEGVCLKAVELANKRDIPVILDPVGAGAISIRKELVISLLSDYKINIIKGNLAEIKSIIDIPTSVKGVDSEDTMGGAGEAARELAWKYNTITVITGKQDFISDGQSIVIIDNGVPLLAMVTGTGCMTASLIGAFSAVEGGSLYAAVGGVLTMGIAGQLAARQAVGPGMLRYKLIDEVYHINENKYKKLAQISF
- a CDS encoding sensor histidine kinase, with the protein product MKQIKFFNSLRVKLGIITIFLIGVPIIIIAIIYSHNVKDVIIHKYTETAIESVYETAEKINFVFKDIQKFSTVIISNEELLKMVKDSSGLNENDYNSKLRSFITTRADIESIRLILGEKTYLIGANRNNFSREITYNLLESFGEPVWISTQNVEVEILAGKFEKYYFTLARKIIDFNTLKNYGFLLIDLDEMILEQAYSNIREENNGEIFICDKEGKIISHADKNRIGSFISDKPYAAQVAENNSGYVEYKNKTDKLAIYSTIENSGWKIIKTISTDYLYKEINHIQNYIIYVGIFYGFLIILFMIIFSFRYTKPMFRMMGVIEKVEKGDLTVRMDVNCNDEIGQLGDSLNNMIDEMQNLINKLIKEEREKKEVELEALHAQINPHFLHNTLNTIKWMAKINGNESVSKAITALVKLLRISTNLGKDMITLEEEIEYVKNYLFIHRLRFNESIIVNFNMEEDCLDQMVPKFILQPVVENSIIYGMENDQVELSIIIKIFKNNDKIIIEIIDNGPGIDNETLKKILTTESDRNKFTKVGLNNIDRRLKLYFGKEYGVKIKSKLGQGTKVILILPIK
- a CDS encoding extracellular solute-binding protein; the protein is MRERNVISIIIIIMTLIFVSACSHQTSLEQKTADSDIITINNKLFKGTNFENLEIPSNYNMKKFKGITLNFIVENNINANILSHESETFSRLTGINIKIRAMDYDTLIQKVNLDLLSQAGEYQIIYVDPYQTLNRFYTHLEILNPYINNFDTPNIKGFPEDFFSTQILVDSYFKDKENIYTIPFDSTTMILYYRKDIFNKYKDDFFEDKGYNWRPDSEDFTWEKYSEVARWIDNNIPDEEVKYGSGQMAQKHNSIFCEFSNILSAYGGDYFSDENINTLGLDNFSVINTLDSDFIQALDIYKEVVKASSPESINWNWTDTANAFRNGEIAMMVNWDENSTYIENEQSKVRGKVGYAILPSGDERSANIYGGSGIGINKYISKKEKEAAWLYIIWATSKNMQLKILKHPEGGSMPIRKSAYKGDNEIREYLNEPNAEEKKNISYKHIKAVLKAWEKENIYLRPKLKNFYQVEKILVSNLHEMVEKDIDSKIISGKIFKELNEIK